In Syngnathus acus chromosome 21, fSynAcu1.2, whole genome shotgun sequence, one genomic interval encodes:
- the tns1b gene encoding tensin-1 isoform X15, producing the protein MATALFQVSSSCVPATNYELVSIKSSKSMESRRRASSRSASLLQESYELDLLYITERIISVSFASGAEEPAYAANLREVASMLRSKHGHNYLLFNLSEKRYDIGELHSKVLDFGWPDHHAPALEKICSICKAMDTWLSADCHNVVVIHNKGNRGRTGVVVAAYMHYSNISGSAEQALDRFAMKRFYEDKVLPVGQPSQRRYVEYFSGLLSGHIKINNKPLFLHHVIMHGIPNFESKGGCRPFLKIYQAMQPVYTSGIYNVQGDSQTSICITIEPGLLLKGDILLKCYHKRHRGPCRDVIFRVQFHTCAVHDLAIVFGKDQLDETFKDERFPEYGKVEFLFSFGPEKMYGVTHLENGPSVSVDYNTQDPPIRWDSYENFNENNQDAAEDVVHTQGPLDGSLYAKVRKKESVDGTVALNGLPPPPGAPPAALEHALPAVDHALSVSSDSGNSTASIKTDEAAAAAAAAAIHPAVNLPSAPAVARCDEQRPISPQEKQELEQLLGGLEGPTMRGQGERASPGVGALLQRVPAQVHVNGHRNMDRETDILDDELPSAHKANSVDSLGTLSSSADGRATPADLYDRSESALDGQERVPYLERGVAKSPAPSQTGSADKLETCDHSASRILYRSQSLGSDTRAMPPAPARTTSSRDAVQRGLNIWQRFGVPEEPVTEGLTFGTPPAHRSLPQFHSASQEEIEKSIETLNLLMLDLEPSRCFVPKSQSAPLRPSRVVTVQPSFSQSQSGAIYEVETPPASGRQSPVKSGSPLGWETGGAAPSGSGPLQLKAAAAADDTFAASPLSGPGAVPARRDREPDRHVLSVEGLVAQRVAEYSARAQRLTSRISSSHSLWGVRSHGTSADEPALSPRRRITSDGSEDATSPDVPLRSPVRCVSPEFANAIAMNPGGRPKERHMHSYREAFEETEGGPTSLTPTVGGEVLPQTPVSPHTPYFNLCRSPPGLAKTPLSALGLKPHNPAHLLLNQTGADDEHVQDEEAPRSYVESVARSAVTGGEQAPRSPQGDAPEQAASPSPACPTLHRPLSSSSGPEHGSQGNAASAEINSGSPPRAATDWSLLMQAAASAASTPASSASPNSSHLDSISATASYLGPDVQTESRAASDSSRGPWTEAFHTGSPHLGLRACVPTSSDHRPSAYQEAYTNVPAVNGGADFRSSPVLERHQPSQGSQALTPQASTGQRSRPSPTLGRRASSGQAAASALGGHPSLSQLQGSPGLERRPVRSGYATPDERHANLSRQSSSSGYQGPPTPSFPVDAGETAAAGGGFRQASATPAFQPQLPEKRRMSSGDRANGAPAYGSLSEKSNPGYFHTLSDFSRFNMPDGGPESRLNVKFVQDTSKFWYKPDISREQAISVLRERQPGAFVIRDSHSFKGAYGLAMKVASPPPSLHPNKKGDITNELVRHFLIESSPKGVRLKGCPNEPYFGCLSALVYQHAITPLALPCKLLIPTADLVEEEPQVVKSNPLSERLKEGAACNVLYINSVDMESLTGPQAIAKAISETLAAPACQSAVVHFKVSSQGITLTDNQRKLFFRRHYPCNTVTFCDIDPQDRKWKKPEGGTAKLFGFVARKQGSTTDNVSHLFAEMDPEQPAGAIVNFVTRMVTLQKR; encoded by the exons ATGGCCACCGCATTGTTTCAG GTGTCTTCATCTTGTGTTCCGGCGACCAACTATGAGCTG GTTTCAATCAAATCGTCCAAAAGCATGGAGTCACGCCGAAGAGCGTCCAG cAGGAGCGCCAGTCTGCTGCAGGAGAGCTACGAGTTGGACCTGCTCTACATCACAGAGAGGATCATCTCCGTCTCCTTCGCTAGCGGCGCCGAGGAGCCCGCCTACGCCGCCAACCTGCGCGAGGTGGCCTCCATGCTGCGCTCCAAGCACGGCCACAACTACCTG CTCTTCAACCTCAGCGAGAAGCGTTATGACATCGGCGAGCTTCATTCCAAG GTGTTGGACTTTGGCTGGCCCGACCATCACGCGCCGGCTCTGGAGAAGATCTGCAGCATCTGCAAGGCCATGGACACGTGGCTAAGCGCCGATTGCCACAACGTGGTGGTCATCCACAATAAG GGCAACAGAGGCCGAACCGGAGTGGTGGTGGCTGCCTATATGCATTACAGCAATATATCTGGCAG CGCCGAGCAGGCTCTGGACAGGTTCGCCATGAAGCGTTTCTATGAAGACAAAGTGCTTCCTGTGGGGCAACCTTCTCAGAGAAG GTACGTGGAGTACTTCAGCGGTTTGCTGAGCGGACACATCAAGATCAACAACAAACCGCTGTTTCTTCACCACGTCATCATGCACGGCATTCCCAATTTTGAGTCCAAAGGAG GGTGCCGTCCTTTCCTGAAAATCTACCAGGCCATGCAGCCCGTCTACACATCTGGCATCTA TAACGTTCAAGGGGACAGTCAGACGAGCATCTGCATCACCATTGAGCCCGGCCTCCTTCTCAAAGGAGACATTCTG CTCAAGTGCTACCACAAGCGTCATCGCGGCCCGTGCCGGGACGTGATTTTCCGGGTGCAGTTCCACACGTGCGCCGTTCACGACCTGGCAATCGTCTTTGGCAAAGACCAGCTCGACGAGACCTTCAAAG ACGAGCGGTTCCCAGAATATGGCAAAGTGGagttccttttttctttcggcCCAGAAAAAATGTATG GTGTGACTCACCTGGAGAACGGGCCCAGCGTCTCGGTGGACTACAACACGCAAGATCCGCCCATTCGCTGGGACTCTTATGAGAACTTCAACGAGAATAACCAGGACGCTGCGGAAG ACGTCGTCCACACCCAAGGTCCGTTGGACGGGAGTCTCTATGCCAAAGTGCGCAAAAAAGAGTCTGTTGACGGGACGGTCGCGCTCAACGgactgccgccgccgccagggGCGCCGCCGGCTGCTCTCGAACACGCGTTGCCCGCCGTCGATCACGCCTTGTCTGTGAGCAGCGACTCGGGAAACTCCACAGCCTCCATTAAAACGGacgaagcggcggcggcggcggcggcggcagcgatCCACCCCGCCGTGAACCTGCCAAGCGCTCCCGCCGTAGCCCGCTGTGACGAGCAGCGACCCATCAGTCCGCAGGAGAAACAGGAGCTGGAACAGCTCCTGGGTGGCCTGGAGGGACCTACCATGCGCGGACAGGGCGAGCGCGCCTCGCCCGGCGTCGGCGCCTTACTCCAGCGGGTGCCCGCCCAGGTCCACGTCAACGGTCACCGCAACATGGACCGGGAAACGGACATTTTAGACGACGAGCTACCCAGCGCTCACAAGGCAAACAGCGTGGACAGTCTGGGGACGTTGTCCTCCTCCGCCGACGGCCGAGCCACCCCGGCCGATCTCTACGACCGCTCGGAATCGGCCCTCGACGGCCAGGAGCGCGTGCCGTACCTGGAGCGCGGCGTGGCCAAAAGCCCGGCGCCGTCGCAAACGGGCTCCGCCGACAAACTGGAGACGTGTGACCATTCTGCCTCTCGGATTCTCTACCGTTCCCAGTCGCTGGGTTCGGATACGCGGGCCATGCCCCCGGCTCCCGCCCGGACCACCAGCAGCAGGGACGCCGTCCAACGCGGCCTCAACATCTGGCAACGCTTCGGGGTACCCGAGGAGCCTGTCACCGAAGGACTCACTTTCGGGACGCCGCCCGCTCACCGGAGCCTTCCGCAGTTCCACAGCGCGTCGCAGGAGGAGATTGAGAAATCCATCGAGACGCTCAACCTCCTCATGTTGGACTTGGAGCCGAGCCGTTGTTTCGTGCCAAAGTCGCAAAGCGCTCCTCTGAGGCCGAGCCGCGTGGTCACCGTGCAGCCGTCCTTCTCCCAGAGCCAAAGCGGAGCCATCTATGAGGTGGAGACGCCTCCCGCGTCCGGCCGACAGTCGCCCGTCAAATCCGGCTCGCCCCTCGGATGGGAAACCGGCGGAGCCGCTCCATCTGGATCCGGTCCTCTTCAGCTcaaagccgccgccgccgccgatgaCACCTTTGCAGCGAGCCCTTTGTCCGGCCCCGGCGCGGTGCCCGCTCGGAGGGACCGTGAACCCGACCGGCACGTCTTGAGCGTGGAAGGACTGGTGGCGCAAAGAGTTGCAG AATACTCAGCACGAGCTCAAAGGCTCACCTCCAGAATTTCCTCCTCTCACTCACTTTGGG GTGTCCGCTCCCACGGGACGTCTGCGGACGAGCCGGCGCTTTCCCCCCGCCGTAGGATCACGAGCGACGGCTCCGAAGACGCCACGTCCCCCGACGTCCCGCTTCGTTCCCCTGTCCGTTGCGTTTCTCCGGAGTTCGCCAACGCCATCGCCATGAACCCCGGCGGACGGCCCAAGGAG AGACACATGCACAGCTACCGGGAAGCCTTTGAGGAGACGGAGGGCGGGCCCACCAGCCTGACCCCCACAGTCGGTGGTGAGGTGCTTCCCCAAACTCCCGTCTCGCCACACACCCCTTACttcaacctgt GTCGCTCACCTCCGGGTCTGGCCAAGACACCGCTGTCGGCGTTGGGCTTGAAGCCCCACAACCCGGCCCATCTCCTGCTCAACCAAACCGGCGCAG ATGATGAGCACGTTCAGGACGAAGAAG CGCCCCGAAGTTACGTGGAGTCGGTGGCGAGGTCGGCCGTGACGGGCGGAGAGCAAGCACCCCGAAGCCCTCAAGGCGACGCTCCGGAGCAGGCCGCAAGTCCGAGTCCCGCATGCCCCACCCTCCACCGGCCGCTGTCCAGTAGCAGCGGTCCCGAGCACGGCTCGCAGGG CAACGCCGCCTCGGCAGAAATCAACTCCGGCAGTCCGCCTCGAGCCGCTACCGATTGGAGTTTGCTCATGCAGGCGGCAGCGAGCGCAGCCTCCACTCCCGCGTCGTCCGCTTCCCCCAACTCCTCTCATCTGGATTCCATTTCCGCAACAGCCTCCTACCTCGGCCCCGACGTCCAGACCGAGAGCCGCGCGGCCTCCGATTCTAGCCGAGGCCCCTGGACGGAGGCCTTCCATACCGGAAGTCCCCACTTGGGGCTGCGGGCTTGTGTCCCGACCTCTTCGGACCACCGGCCAAGCGCCTATCAGGAAGCCTACACCAATGTCCCCGCGGTGAACGGGGGAGCGGACTTCCGGAGCAGCCCCGTCCTCGAGCGCCATCAGCCGTCTCAGGGAAGTCAAGCGCTCACGCCGCAGGCCTCGACGGGACAGCGCTCGCGACCGAGCCCGACCCTCGGCAGACGAGCGTCCTCGGGACAAGCTGCGGCGAGCGCGCTCGGCGGACACCCGTCCCTCTCCCAGTTGCAAGGGAGCCCCGGTTTGGAGCGACGCCCCGTGCGCAGCGGCTACGCCACGCCGGACGAGCGGCACGCCAACCTCTCCCGACAGAGCAGTTCCTCGGGTTACCAGGGACCGCCGACCCCCTCCTTCCCCGTTGACGCCGGCGAAACGGCGGCTGCGGGCGGAGGCTTCCGACAGGCGAGCGCCACGCCCGCTTTTCAACCTCAGCTACCGGAAAAGAGGCGCATGTCGAGCGGCGACAGAGCCAACGGAGCGCCGGCGTACGGCTCCCTGAGCGAAAAGAGCAATCCCGGCTACTTCCACACCCTCTCGGACTTCTCGCGCTTCAACATGCCCG ACGGAGGTCCCGAGAGCAGGCTGAACGTCAAGTTTGTCCAAGACACGTCCAAGTTCTGGTACAAGCCCGACATATCCCGAGAGCAAG CCATCAGCGTGCTGAGAGAACGCCAACCCGGGGCCTTTGTGATCCGCGACAGCCACTCCTTCAAGGGGGCCTACGGCTTGGCCATGAAGGTGgcctcgccccctccctcgctgcatccaaacaaaaaag GTGACATCACCAACGAGCTGGTGCGCCACTTCCTGATTGAGAGCAGCCCCAAAGGAGTCCGACTCAAGGGTTGTCCCAACGAGCCGTACTTTG gcTGTCTGTCGGCGTTGGTCTACCAACACGCCATCACGCCGCTGGCCCTGCCCTGCAAGCTGCTCATTCCTACCGCAG ATCTTGTCGAGGAAGAGCCGCAAGTGGTGAAAAGCAATCCGCTGTCTGAGCGACTGAAGGAAGGAGCGG CGTGCAACGTGCTCTACATCAACTCGGTGGACATGGAGTCGCTGACGGGCCCCCAGGCCATTGCCAAGGCCATTTCGGAGACTCTGGCCGCCCCCGCCTGTCAGTCGGCCGTCGTGCACTTCAAGGTGTCCTCGCAAGGCATCACGCTGACCGACAACCAGAGGAA GCTTTTCTTCCGCCGCCACTACCCCTGTAACACCGTCACCTTCTGTGACATCGACCCTCAGGACAGAAA GTGGAAGAAGCCCGAGGGCGGCACGGCCAA GTTGTTTGGCTTCGTGGCGCGAAAGCAGGGAAGCACGACGGACAACGTGAGCCACCTCTTTGCCGAGATGGACCCCGAGCAGCCCGCCGGCGCCATCGTCAACTTTGTCACCCGGATGGTTACGTTGCAAAAGCGATGA
- the tns1b gene encoding tensin-1 isoform X11, which produces MATALFQVSSSCVPATNYELAPATELPLRHADTSVSIKSSKSMESRRRASSRSASLLQESYELDLLYITERIISVSFASGAEEPAYAANLREVASMLRSKHGHNYLLFNLSEKRYDIGELHSKVLDFGWPDHHAPALEKICSICKAMDTWLSADCHNVVVIHNKGNRGRTGVVVAAYMHYSNISGSAEQALDRFAMKRFYEDKVLPVGQPSQRRYVEYFSGLLSGHIKINNKPLFLHHVIMHGIPNFESKGGCRPFLKIYQAMQPVYTSGIYNVQGDSQTSICITIEPGLLLKGDILLKCYHKRHRGPCRDVIFRVQFHTCAVHDLAIVFGKDQLDETFKDERFPEYGKVEFLFSFGPEKMYGVTHLENGPSVSVDYNTQDPPIRWDSYENFNENNQDAAEDVVHTQGPLDGSLYAKVRKKESVDGTVALNGLPPPPGAPPAALEHALPAVDHALSVSSDSGNSTASIKTDEAAAAAAAAAIHPAVNLPSAPAVARCDEQRPISPQEKQELEQLLGGLEGPTMRGQGERASPGVGALLQRVPAQVHVNGHRNMDRETDILDDELPSAHKANSVDSLGTLSSSADGRATPADLYDRSESALDGQERVPYLERGVAKSPAPSQTGSADKLETCDHSASRILYRSQSLGSDTRAMPPAPARTTSSRDAVQRGLNIWQRFGVPEEPVTEGLTFGTPPAHRSLPQFHSASQEEIEKSIETLNLLMLDLEPSRCFVPKSQSAPLRPSRVVTVQPSFSQSQSGAIYEVETPPASGRQSPVKSGSPLGWETGGAAPSGSGPLQLKAAAAADDTFAASPLSGPGAVPARRDREPDRHVLSVEGLVAQRVAEYSARAQRLTSRISSSHSLWGVRSHGTSADEPALSPRRRITSDGSEDATSPDVPLRSPVRCVSPEFANAIAMNPGGRPKERHMHSYREAFEETEGGPTSLTPTVGGEVLPQTPVSPHTPYFNLCRSPPGLAKTPLSALGLKPHNPAHLLLNQTGADDEHVQDEEAPRSYVESVARSAVTGGEQAPRSPQGDAPEQAASPSPACPTLHRPLSSSSGPEHGSQGNAASAEINSGSPPRAATDWSLLMQAAASAASTPASSASPNSSHLDSISATASYLGPDVQTESRAASDSSRGPWTEAFHTGSPHLGLRACVPTSSDHRPSAYQEAYTNVPAVNGGADFRSSPVLERHQPSQGSQALTPQASTGQRSRPSPTLGRRASSGQAAASALGGHPSLSQLQGSPGLERRPVRSGYATPDERHANLSRQSSSSGYQGPPTPSFPVDAGETAAAGGGFRQASATPAFQPQLPEKRRMSSGDRANGAPAYGSLSEKSNPGYFHTLSDFSRFNMPDGGPESRLNVKFVQDTSKFWYKPDISREQAISVLRERQPGAFVIRDSHSFKGAYGLAMKVASPPPSLHPNKKGDITNELVRHFLIESSPKGVRLKGCPNEPYFGCLSALVYQHAITPLALPCKLLIPTADLVEEEPQVVKSNPLSERLKEGAACNVLYINSVDMESLTGPQAIAKAISETLAAPACQSAVVHFKVSSQGITLTDNQRKLFFRRHYPCNTVTFCDIDPQDRKWKKPEGGTAKLFGFVARKQGSTTDNVSHLFAEMDPEQPAGAIVNFVTRMVTLQKR; this is translated from the exons ATGGCCACCGCATTGTTTCAG GTGTCTTCATCTTGTGTTCCGGCGACCAACTATGAGCTG GCGCCCGCCACCGAGCTGCCTCTCCGACATGCCGATACCTCG GTTTCAATCAAATCGTCCAAAAGCATGGAGTCACGCCGAAGAGCGTCCAG cAGGAGCGCCAGTCTGCTGCAGGAGAGCTACGAGTTGGACCTGCTCTACATCACAGAGAGGATCATCTCCGTCTCCTTCGCTAGCGGCGCCGAGGAGCCCGCCTACGCCGCCAACCTGCGCGAGGTGGCCTCCATGCTGCGCTCCAAGCACGGCCACAACTACCTG CTCTTCAACCTCAGCGAGAAGCGTTATGACATCGGCGAGCTTCATTCCAAG GTGTTGGACTTTGGCTGGCCCGACCATCACGCGCCGGCTCTGGAGAAGATCTGCAGCATCTGCAAGGCCATGGACACGTGGCTAAGCGCCGATTGCCACAACGTGGTGGTCATCCACAATAAG GGCAACAGAGGCCGAACCGGAGTGGTGGTGGCTGCCTATATGCATTACAGCAATATATCTGGCAG CGCCGAGCAGGCTCTGGACAGGTTCGCCATGAAGCGTTTCTATGAAGACAAAGTGCTTCCTGTGGGGCAACCTTCTCAGAGAAG GTACGTGGAGTACTTCAGCGGTTTGCTGAGCGGACACATCAAGATCAACAACAAACCGCTGTTTCTTCACCACGTCATCATGCACGGCATTCCCAATTTTGAGTCCAAAGGAG GGTGCCGTCCTTTCCTGAAAATCTACCAGGCCATGCAGCCCGTCTACACATCTGGCATCTA TAACGTTCAAGGGGACAGTCAGACGAGCATCTGCATCACCATTGAGCCCGGCCTCCTTCTCAAAGGAGACATTCTG CTCAAGTGCTACCACAAGCGTCATCGCGGCCCGTGCCGGGACGTGATTTTCCGGGTGCAGTTCCACACGTGCGCCGTTCACGACCTGGCAATCGTCTTTGGCAAAGACCAGCTCGACGAGACCTTCAAAG ACGAGCGGTTCCCAGAATATGGCAAAGTGGagttccttttttctttcggcCCAGAAAAAATGTATG GTGTGACTCACCTGGAGAACGGGCCCAGCGTCTCGGTGGACTACAACACGCAAGATCCGCCCATTCGCTGGGACTCTTATGAGAACTTCAACGAGAATAACCAGGACGCTGCGGAAG ACGTCGTCCACACCCAAGGTCCGTTGGACGGGAGTCTCTATGCCAAAGTGCGCAAAAAAGAGTCTGTTGACGGGACGGTCGCGCTCAACGgactgccgccgccgccagggGCGCCGCCGGCTGCTCTCGAACACGCGTTGCCCGCCGTCGATCACGCCTTGTCTGTGAGCAGCGACTCGGGAAACTCCACAGCCTCCATTAAAACGGacgaagcggcggcggcggcggcggcggcagcgatCCACCCCGCCGTGAACCTGCCAAGCGCTCCCGCCGTAGCCCGCTGTGACGAGCAGCGACCCATCAGTCCGCAGGAGAAACAGGAGCTGGAACAGCTCCTGGGTGGCCTGGAGGGACCTACCATGCGCGGACAGGGCGAGCGCGCCTCGCCCGGCGTCGGCGCCTTACTCCAGCGGGTGCCCGCCCAGGTCCACGTCAACGGTCACCGCAACATGGACCGGGAAACGGACATTTTAGACGACGAGCTACCCAGCGCTCACAAGGCAAACAGCGTGGACAGTCTGGGGACGTTGTCCTCCTCCGCCGACGGCCGAGCCACCCCGGCCGATCTCTACGACCGCTCGGAATCGGCCCTCGACGGCCAGGAGCGCGTGCCGTACCTGGAGCGCGGCGTGGCCAAAAGCCCGGCGCCGTCGCAAACGGGCTCCGCCGACAAACTGGAGACGTGTGACCATTCTGCCTCTCGGATTCTCTACCGTTCCCAGTCGCTGGGTTCGGATACGCGGGCCATGCCCCCGGCTCCCGCCCGGACCACCAGCAGCAGGGACGCCGTCCAACGCGGCCTCAACATCTGGCAACGCTTCGGGGTACCCGAGGAGCCTGTCACCGAAGGACTCACTTTCGGGACGCCGCCCGCTCACCGGAGCCTTCCGCAGTTCCACAGCGCGTCGCAGGAGGAGATTGAGAAATCCATCGAGACGCTCAACCTCCTCATGTTGGACTTGGAGCCGAGCCGTTGTTTCGTGCCAAAGTCGCAAAGCGCTCCTCTGAGGCCGAGCCGCGTGGTCACCGTGCAGCCGTCCTTCTCCCAGAGCCAAAGCGGAGCCATCTATGAGGTGGAGACGCCTCCCGCGTCCGGCCGACAGTCGCCCGTCAAATCCGGCTCGCCCCTCGGATGGGAAACCGGCGGAGCCGCTCCATCTGGATCCGGTCCTCTTCAGCTcaaagccgccgccgccgccgatgaCACCTTTGCAGCGAGCCCTTTGTCCGGCCCCGGCGCGGTGCCCGCTCGGAGGGACCGTGAACCCGACCGGCACGTCTTGAGCGTGGAAGGACTGGTGGCGCAAAGAGTTGCAG AATACTCAGCACGAGCTCAAAGGCTCACCTCCAGAATTTCCTCCTCTCACTCACTTTGGG GTGTCCGCTCCCACGGGACGTCTGCGGACGAGCCGGCGCTTTCCCCCCGCCGTAGGATCACGAGCGACGGCTCCGAAGACGCCACGTCCCCCGACGTCCCGCTTCGTTCCCCTGTCCGTTGCGTTTCTCCGGAGTTCGCCAACGCCATCGCCATGAACCCCGGCGGACGGCCCAAGGAG AGACACATGCACAGCTACCGGGAAGCCTTTGAGGAGACGGAGGGCGGGCCCACCAGCCTGACCCCCACAGTCGGTGGTGAGGTGCTTCCCCAAACTCCCGTCTCGCCACACACCCCTTACttcaacctgt GTCGCTCACCTCCGGGTCTGGCCAAGACACCGCTGTCGGCGTTGGGCTTGAAGCCCCACAACCCGGCCCATCTCCTGCTCAACCAAACCGGCGCAG ATGATGAGCACGTTCAGGACGAAGAAG CGCCCCGAAGTTACGTGGAGTCGGTGGCGAGGTCGGCCGTGACGGGCGGAGAGCAAGCACCCCGAAGCCCTCAAGGCGACGCTCCGGAGCAGGCCGCAAGTCCGAGTCCCGCATGCCCCACCCTCCACCGGCCGCTGTCCAGTAGCAGCGGTCCCGAGCACGGCTCGCAGGG CAACGCCGCCTCGGCAGAAATCAACTCCGGCAGTCCGCCTCGAGCCGCTACCGATTGGAGTTTGCTCATGCAGGCGGCAGCGAGCGCAGCCTCCACTCCCGCGTCGTCCGCTTCCCCCAACTCCTCTCATCTGGATTCCATTTCCGCAACAGCCTCCTACCTCGGCCCCGACGTCCAGACCGAGAGCCGCGCGGCCTCCGATTCTAGCCGAGGCCCCTGGACGGAGGCCTTCCATACCGGAAGTCCCCACTTGGGGCTGCGGGCTTGTGTCCCGACCTCTTCGGACCACCGGCCAAGCGCCTATCAGGAAGCCTACACCAATGTCCCCGCGGTGAACGGGGGAGCGGACTTCCGGAGCAGCCCCGTCCTCGAGCGCCATCAGCCGTCTCAGGGAAGTCAAGCGCTCACGCCGCAGGCCTCGACGGGACAGCGCTCGCGACCGAGCCCGACCCTCGGCAGACGAGCGTCCTCGGGACAAGCTGCGGCGAGCGCGCTCGGCGGACACCCGTCCCTCTCCCAGTTGCAAGGGAGCCCCGGTTTGGAGCGACGCCCCGTGCGCAGCGGCTACGCCACGCCGGACGAGCGGCACGCCAACCTCTCCCGACAGAGCAGTTCCTCGGGTTACCAGGGACCGCCGACCCCCTCCTTCCCCGTTGACGCCGGCGAAACGGCGGCTGCGGGCGGAGGCTTCCGACAGGCGAGCGCCACGCCCGCTTTTCAACCTCAGCTACCGGAAAAGAGGCGCATGTCGAGCGGCGACAGAGCCAACGGAGCGCCGGCGTACGGCTCCCTGAGCGAAAAGAGCAATCCCGGCTACTTCCACACCCTCTCGGACTTCTCGCGCTTCAACATGCCCG ACGGAGGTCCCGAGAGCAGGCTGAACGTCAAGTTTGTCCAAGACACGTCCAAGTTCTGGTACAAGCCCGACATATCCCGAGAGCAAG CCATCAGCGTGCTGAGAGAACGCCAACCCGGGGCCTTTGTGATCCGCGACAGCCACTCCTTCAAGGGGGCCTACGGCTTGGCCATGAAGGTGgcctcgccccctccctcgctgcatccaaacaaaaaag GTGACATCACCAACGAGCTGGTGCGCCACTTCCTGATTGAGAGCAGCCCCAAAGGAGTCCGACTCAAGGGTTGTCCCAACGAGCCGTACTTTG gcTGTCTGTCGGCGTTGGTCTACCAACACGCCATCACGCCGCTGGCCCTGCCCTGCAAGCTGCTCATTCCTACCGCAG ATCTTGTCGAGGAAGAGCCGCAAGTGGTGAAAAGCAATCCGCTGTCTGAGCGACTGAAGGAAGGAGCGG CGTGCAACGTGCTCTACATCAACTCGGTGGACATGGAGTCGCTGACGGGCCCCCAGGCCATTGCCAAGGCCATTTCGGAGACTCTGGCCGCCCCCGCCTGTCAGTCGGCCGTCGTGCACTTCAAGGTGTCCTCGCAAGGCATCACGCTGACCGACAACCAGAGGAA GCTTTTCTTCCGCCGCCACTACCCCTGTAACACCGTCACCTTCTGTGACATCGACCCTCAGGACAGAAA GTGGAAGAAGCCCGAGGGCGGCACGGCCAA GTTGTTTGGCTTCGTGGCGCGAAAGCAGGGAAGCACGACGGACAACGTGAGCCACCTCTTTGCCGAGATGGACCCCGAGCAGCCCGCCGGCGCCATCGTCAACTTTGTCACCCGGATGGTTACGTTGCAAAAGCGATGA